DNA from Pirellulaceae bacterium:
GAGCCTGATCGGTCGAAACTGATGCTGGACTCTCGGCTAGTGGTTGATCTGACGAATTGGATGTTGACGCTGGGGGTTGCTCAGGGCTGGCGGATGCATCGGTCGCAGGGGTAGATTCCTCTTGCGAAAGACTTACCAATCGCACTGCAGACTTGCGCAGCTTTGCCCCCTGAGGATCGCCCGCTGGTTGTGGAGCCTCGGGTGCGGATGGTTCCGTAGGAGTCTCGTCAGTTGAAGCTGGTGCATCGGCTTGTGGATTGAGCGGAGCCTGAGCGTCCGAAGTATCGCTGGCTGGAGTCGCCGCCGACTGCTCGTTCGGGTCGCTTGGGGCAGCCGGCGCGCTCTCGGCGGGAGCTGCTGGATCTGTTGCTGGGGCATCAGCAGTGGGCTGAGCAGCCTGTTCATCGGACGGATCCTTCGGAGGCTGGTTTTCCGGAACGCGCAGTTGTCCCAGTGAGACCATGCGATCGTACTCGGCGCGAATCTCCTCTTCGGTTAACTTGGCTTTCTCGCGATCAACAAAGTCTTTGAATCGAAACTCGATGTACTCGATATTCGCTTGTTCGGGACGAAGAAAGCCGGGCTGAAAGGAGTTCGGGTCGAATGGCCGCTGATGGCCTTGATCGTAAAGGGCCTGAATCTCAGATTCGCTAGGCTGACCGGTCACCTTGTCCATGAAACTGTTGACTTCGACTGGATAGGCTTCAACTTTGACGGTCTGGGTCAGTTTCAAAAAATCCATCCATGTCTTGCCGGGCGGCATGGCGTTGACGCCTTCAACTGCTACGCTTTGCGCTACTACGAAGGCCAATTCTTGCTTGAGTAGCTCGCGGATATTAAAGATGGTCAAGCCGTTGGTGCTCGACTTTAGAATTTCGTTGAATTCGGCGTCCGTGATTTGGCCGTCAATATAGGCCTTGAGATATTCATCAGCCGAAAGATCGTCGAATTCGATTCCCATTTGGCTCGCCTTCGAGGCAATGATTCGCGTGAAGGCAATGCGCTCAGGACTCACATTCGTGTCGATCCCCAAACTGGTGATTTTGCCGTCAGCCGCTCGCGAGAAAAACGGAACTGCTGGTTCTCCACCTTTTTCAATGACTTTTTCAGCCAGTGCTTCCAGAAAGTCCATCAATTGTCGACGTTGCGACATTGCATTCTGCAATTCACCCACGGTCAGTCGGCCGCCGTTCCATCGCACGTAGACGGCCGCAGCTGAGTTGTCACGTTGGAGGGCTTGTCGGGCCTGATCAATCGTTGGCAAGACAACAAATGAAATGACAGCCAATAGCGTCAACAATGCCATCCAAAATCTTCGATTCTTCCGAAACGTTGCAAAAGGGCTCGACATCCTGCGGATTCCTAACGTGACTTTGCGCGAAATGAGTTTAAGTTTTTGGGCCGACACTGTCGAAAACCGGCGGCAGCAGTGGCCTAGCTGCGGCGACCGAAAACCTGCAATTCTATGGTTCTAAACTGGGAACACAAGGATAACAGGTACGTCCAAATCCACCGATAGCAAGTTGCCGCGGAAAATAATTAACCGCTAACCCCACTTGACCAACTGGCCTTGGCAGGCCATTTTCAAAAAATGAACTGAAACTTTCGCCATCCTCGCGCACTGAACCCAAGGCAACGATGAGTGACCGAAAATCCCTTGTAATTGTCGAATCGCCCGCCAAGGCACGCACAATTTCCAAGTTCCTAGGCAAAGAATTTGTCGTGGAAGCCAGTATTGGCCACATTCGAGATTTGCCTCGTTCTTCCGAGTTGCCAGACGAATACAAGAAAAAGGACTGGGCTTACCTGGCCGTCAACACGGAGGAAGATTTCCAGCCGGTCTATGTGGTTCCAGCCGACAAAAAAAAGCAGGTGGCCAAGCTCAAGCAGCAACTGAAGGAGTGCAAAGACCTGTATCTGGCGACTGACGAAGACCGCGAAGGTGAGGCCATAAGCTGGCACCTGCAAGAGGTGCTCAAACCCAAGGTGCCAGTACGTAGATTGGTTTTCCACGAGATAACTCGTGAAGCCATTCAAAGTGCATTGGCGAACTCGCGGGAAATCGATGAAGCCCTGGTGAGGGCTCAAGAAACACGGCGAATTCTGGATCGTCTGTATGGTTTTGACGTCTCTCGCATTCTGTGGTTTAAGGTCCGCCCAAAATTGTCGGCAGGCCGAGTTCAAAGTGTGGCCGTGCGACTGATCGTTGACCGCGAGCGCGAGCGCATGGCGTTCCATAGTGCCACCTACGCGGACTTGGTGGCAGGCTTGGCTACACAGTCCAGCAGTCCATTTAACGCAACTCTGATCAGTTACCAGGGTCGATCGATCCCTTCTGGCAAGGATTTCGATCCCGCTACGGGGCAACTGAAAGACCCCGCGTTGCTGTGGCTGAATCTGCAACAGGCACAGGAATTGGCGGATCAATTGCGGGCCAAGCCGTTCCATGTGCGATCAGTGGAAGTTAAGCCGTTTGCGGAGCGCCCCAAGCCGCCGTTCACCACAAGTACGCTGCAGCAAGAGGCCAATCGCAAGCTCGGCTTTACCGCTCGACGGACCATGCAAATCGCCCAGTATCTGTATGAAAACGGGCATATTACCTACATGCGTACCGACTCGACCGCGTTATCCAACGAAGCGGTCAAAGCGGCTCGCGAACTGGTGCGTCAGGAATACGGTGATGGCTTTTTGCACGACAGCGTTCGCGTTTATGCCACCAAAGTCAAGAATGCTCAGGAGGCACACGAAGCCATTCGGCCAGCAGGCAATACGTTCGAATTGCCACGTGTTGTGAGAGGTGTGTTGAACGACGAACAGTTCAAATTATTCGATATGATCTGGAAGCGGACTATCGCCTGCCAGATGGCCGACGCCCGCAAACGCCGCGTGATCGCGACTATCGAAGCCGATGGAGCCGTGTTCCAGGCCAGCGGCACGACCATCGAATTTGAAGGATTCCTGCGAGCGTATGTAGAAGGCACGGATAATCCCGAAGAGGCCCTGGCCGAACAGGAGGTGCTGTTGCCGGAAATGCAGGCTGACCAGGTGCTCGATTGCCGCAGCCTGGAAGCCAAGTCGCATACGACTCAGCCCCCGGCCCGATATACCGAAGCCTCGTTGACACGGACTTTGGAAGAGCGCGGTATTGGTCGTCCCAGCACCTATGCATCGATCATCGATACGATTCAAAATCGCGACTATGTGTTCAAGAAGGGCAGCGCACTCGTGCCTACCTGGACGGCATTTACCGTCGTGCGAATGCTGGAGGAGCATTTCGGCTCGCTAGTGGACTACGATTTTACTGCGCAGATGGAAGAATCGTTGGACGAAATTAGTCGCGATGAACGAGACTACTTGGACTACTTGCGCAACTTCTATTTTGGCAATGAGAGCGCCGCTGGGCTCAAGCCGCTGCTGGCGTCGAAGTTGGGAGAAATCGATCCCAAGGTCACCAGTCGCTATTCTTTGGGCAAGCCCGCCGATTCCGGCAGTGATACTGAAGTCTTTGTCCGCGACGGTCGTTTCGGACCATTTATCGAACACGGCGATCGCAAGGCCAGTATTCCACAGGGATTGGCACCCGACGAATTGACACTGGCTAAGGCGCTTGAGCTGTTGCAGGGGGCGGCACAGGCCGAGCAGCCGCTGGGGCATTGTCCCGATTCAGGCAAGCCGATCTACATCAAGAACGGTCGCTTTGGAACCTACATTCAGTTAGGCGACAACGACGATCCCGAAAAGCGCAACGCCAGTTTGCTGCGCGGAATGACGGGTGACCAAATTGACTTGGCTTTGGCCCTAAAGCTGTTGTCGCTACCGCGCGATTTGGGGCCACATCCAACCCTAGGAGAGTCCATCACGGTGCTCAATGGAAAATTTGGGCCATACATCAAATGCGGCAGCGAGAATCGAAGCCTTCCCACAGGTTTGTCGCCTCTGGACATCACCGCCGATCAGGCAATCGAGCTGTTGAATCAGCCCAAGACCCGTGGTCGTGGAGCTGCCAAGCGCGAGCCGATCAAAAGTTTTGCCGAGTCGCCAGTCACCGGAAATATCGTACAGGTCTTGGATGGTCGCTTTGGTGCCTATGTCACCGATGGCACCACCAACGCCACGGTCCCTAAAGACTCCGACCCCAGTCAATTGACGTTTGAAGCTGCGCTGGACCTGTTGGCGACGCGAGCTGCAATGGGTGGCGGAAAGAAGAAGGTTGCTAGACGTGGCGGGGCTGCCAAAGAGTCAACTGGCACCAAGCGAGCCACCAAGAAGAAAACGCCGGCCAACAAAGGCACCAAAAAGGCAACTAAAAAGACGACCAAGAAGTCTGTCAAAAAGGCTAACGACAGTTAGGCTCGTAAGGCCGGGGCAAGCCGTCCTGACGCAAAGCGGGGGTTAGGTCCCCAAAATGCGGAAGTCGACAGTTTGGTCAAATCCGATTCAGTGCGCCCCGCGTCGGCCCGCCACATTGGCCAGCAGAGTCTGACGTGTACGGCAGACATCGCCTACCTGAATGTTTAGCAATGTGATTGAAACAATCCCCCGATCTGTCTATGTGCATGTGCCCTTTTGCCGTCGTCGCTGTGGCTATTGCAATTTCACGTTGATCGCCGGTCGCGATGATTTAATGGCGGCCTATCTGGACTGCCTTGAGCGGGAACTCCGTCGGCAATTGCATGGTCCGCATCCGGTGCAAACCCTGTTTGTAGGCGGCGGAACGCCAACGCATCTGCCAGCCGAGCATCTGTGCAGATTGCTTGAGCTGTTAAATCAGTGGTTGCCTGTGCAACCAGGCGGCGAGTATTCTTGCGAAGCCAATCCACTGGATTGCTCGCCACAGTTGCTCGGTCTGCTGCGCGAGGGCGGCGTCAATCGGTTGAGTGTTGGCGGACAATCGTTCAGCGATCCGAAGCTGCAGCGTCTGGAACGCGATCATAGTGGCCGCCAGTTAATTGGCGCCTTGGAATTGGCCGCACAGTATTTCGAGAACCTGTCGCTGGATCTCATATTCGCCTCGCCAGGCGAATCGCTGCAGGACTGGCAGCAGGATTTGGTGCAGGCGCTCCAGCTACCGCTGACTCACTTGTCCACCTATGGCTTAACGATCGAGCGCGGCGCGGCTTTTTATGGACTTGCACAGCGCGGGCAATTGTCGGAAGTGCCCACCGAAATTCAGCTCGAGATGTATTTGCATACGCTCGATCAGCTTGGCGACCACGGGTGGCAGCACTATGAAGTCTCCAATTTTTGTCTGCCAGGTTTTCAGTGTCGTCACAATGTGGCCTATTGGCGCGGTCAATCCTGGCTGGCCTTTGGACCGGGGGCCGCTAGCCTTCTAGCCAGCGACTGGGCTGAATGTATAGATGAACATGCAACAGCCCGGTTGGAAGTACAGTGGGCCTTATCTACGAATCACCGCAGTACCACACAGTACGTCAAACGCCTTCGGTCCGGCCAGTCGCCGATTGCAGAACAAGAATGGTTAGATCGCCAACAGGTATTGCGCCAGCGTTTGGTATTCGGATTGAGGCAGTTAGCTGGTGTCGACCTCAGGCAGCTAGCCATTGATTGGGGGCAGCCCGTCGAGCCGTTGCTGGAGCCACAATTGAGTCGCTATTTGGAGCAGGGATGGTTAGAGCTGGTTGGCAACCAGTTGAGGTTAACTCGCGCCGGTCTGGTGGTCAGCGACAGCCTATGGCCAGATTGGCTGTTCGGGTAGCGTTCGCAGGATGGCATAAAATACCGCAGGAACGAAGCAAAAACATCGACTCAACCGGTAACTAGTGCACCACCAATAGTTATGAAAGGGTGGGGCGTCACAGGGTGGGATCAGTATGTGTTTGAAGAGCAGCGGGTACTTCACGACCAACCAAATGTAACGTTTTCTGGACGCTCACCGCTCTGTCTGCCCCACCCTACGGCAGACATTACGATGTGGTTTGCAATTGCTTGATCAGCATGGTGGCGTAGGCGCCACGTGGTAGGTCAAAACTCAAGCTGAGCGCTAGACAGTCAAGATTGATCGAATCATCAGTCCAGTGACTTTGCAGGTCACGCGGTCGCAGCCAACAGTTTCGCTGACCTTTGGAAAAGAAGGTGTCGCGTGGATATTTCAAGCGAATTTGGCTTCTCTGCAAATCGTACTGAGCTAATACATCGTCCAACACGCTGACAAGTTCAGGTGGCCAATCGTGTTGGCGGGCGGACGGAAGTGGTAACTGCAAAGCGCTCAGCCACTGTAGCTCCTCAACTAGCGTGCACCCGGTATCAGGCTGTAGGTTTGGCAGCGCCAATGCTCCAATGGCAGAATGGTAGTGTCGCCCCCAAGTGCCGCAGCGTTGGGCAATGATTCGGCTGAGCCACTGGTTCCATAGAGCGCTTTGGAAGGCCGCGACGTACAGACTGCGTAGATCGCTACGCAATAGTCCAATGGCTCTACGAAAGTCGGTCGGATGGTCGACCAAATAAGTGACGATGCTGCGACGGTGCGAACGATCGAGTCCTTGCTTGCAGCGTGGCCATTGTCCCCATGACTGGCGAAGAATCTCTTTCTGCTGCCGCTCGCGCGGGCGATCATGTGAGTTGGGTTCGGCAATTGCCAGCCACAAGGCCGCTTCGTAGTCGCCTTTGCACCATGGCTCGGCGATGAAGCGTCCAGAAACCCCTAAAGATCCGAAACGTTGGTCGTCGAAGTAGTTGACTACCCCGAAATTTTGAATGGCGTGTAGTCGCGTCGCTAAGTCCGCTTGCCGCCCTCGAGCAATTCCGCGTATCAGAATGCTAAAGCGATTGGCGACGATGTCCTTGGCGCCAATTGGACGCTGGACCTGTCCGACATAGCGCAATTCAAACGAGCGCTGAGTTAAGTCTTGTTTGGGGCCATGGTGGATGGTAATGAACTGAACTGTCGTGGCGTGGCGATCTTTCAGTCCGGCGTAGCTGATCTTTTGACGAGGCAGATTCCAACTGCGCAAGACGGCTTGAATCGCTTCTGGTGTTCCCAAGGAACGCTTATGCAATTCATACAGTGCAAACGGGCCATTTCCGGTCGTCAGCTGGACGACTTCGCTAACCTGAAAGTCGTCAGGCAAGGATTTCAGCTTCATCGACCTAATCCCATTGCCGGGGCTCATAGGCGACAGCCGGGTCGGCGGCGCGTTTCGCTGCGCGCACAAAATTCCTGCTGCGCAGCAAACGCAGTTGCCACTTGCGCTCCAGTGCCAACGTGCGGTACTCAGATTTAGACTGCATGGCGTTGAGTAATTGTTTGACGCCCGCAACCGAATCCGGCGAGCGTTCCATAATCTCGGCCGCCAGTTGCAAGGCACGTTCCAGCGGATCATCGTCGACGTGACTGACCAATCCCAATTGATGGGCTTCCAGTCCCGAAACGACGCGAGCTGTCATCGTCAATTCTTTAGCGCGATCCAGCCCCACCAGTCCTCGCAGAGTTACGGAGGCCGCCATATCGGGCAGCAGTCCCCATTTGGCCTCCATAATCGCCAGTTCGGCAGTTGGCGTGGCGATGCGGAAGTCCGCTCCTAAAGCCAACTGCATGGCGGCACCATAACAATGCCCATGTATTGCCGCAATCACCGGCACTGGCAATTCTCGCCACACTAGAAAGACCTTCTGGAACATGTTGGCCCGAGG
Protein-coding regions in this window:
- the topA gene encoding type I DNA topoisomerase, whose protein sequence is MSDRKSLVIVESPAKARTISKFLGKEFVVEASIGHIRDLPRSSELPDEYKKKDWAYLAVNTEEDFQPVYVVPADKKKQVAKLKQQLKECKDLYLATDEDREGEAISWHLQEVLKPKVPVRRLVFHEITREAIQSALANSREIDEALVRAQETRRILDRLYGFDVSRILWFKVRPKLSAGRVQSVAVRLIVDRERERMAFHSATYADLVAGLATQSSSPFNATLISYQGRSIPSGKDFDPATGQLKDPALLWLNLQQAQELADQLRAKPFHVRSVEVKPFAERPKPPFTTSTLQQEANRKLGFTARRTMQIAQYLYENGHITYMRTDSTALSNEAVKAARELVRQEYGDGFLHDSVRVYATKVKNAQEAHEAIRPAGNTFELPRVVRGVLNDEQFKLFDMIWKRTIACQMADARKRRVIATIEADGAVFQASGTTIEFEGFLRAYVEGTDNPEEALAEQEVLLPEMQADQVLDCRSLEAKSHTTQPPARYTEASLTRTLEERGIGRPSTYASIIDTIQNRDYVFKKGSALVPTWTAFTVVRMLEEHFGSLVDYDFTAQMEESLDEISRDERDYLDYLRNFYFGNESAAGLKPLLASKLGEIDPKVTSRYSLGKPADSGSDTEVFVRDGRFGPFIEHGDRKASIPQGLAPDELTLAKALELLQGAAQAEQPLGHCPDSGKPIYIKNGRFGTYIQLGDNDDPEKRNASLLRGMTGDQIDLALALKLLSLPRDLGPHPTLGESITVLNGKFGPYIKCGSENRSLPTGLSPLDITADQAIELLNQPKTRGRGAAKREPIKSFAESPVTGNIVQVLDGRFGAYVTDGTTNATVPKDSDPSQLTFEAALDLLATRAAMGGGKKKVARRGGAAKESTGTKRATKKKTPANKGTKKATKKTTKKSVKKANDS
- the hemW gene encoding radical SAM family heme chaperone HemW, producing MFSNVIETIPRSVYVHVPFCRRRCGYCNFTLIAGRDDLMAAYLDCLERELRRQLHGPHPVQTLFVGGGTPTHLPAEHLCRLLELLNQWLPVQPGGEYSCEANPLDCSPQLLGLLREGGVNRLSVGGQSFSDPKLQRLERDHSGRQLIGALELAAQYFENLSLDLIFASPGESLQDWQQDLVQALQLPLTHLSTYGLTIERGAAFYGLAQRGQLSEVPTEIQLEMYLHTLDQLGDHGWQHYEVSNFCLPGFQCRHNVAYWRGQSWLAFGPGAASLLASDWAECIDEHATARLEVQWALSTNHRSTTQYVKRLRSGQSPIAEQEWLDRQQVLRQRLVFGLRQLAGVDLRQLAIDWGQPVEPLLEPQLSRYLEQGWLELVGNQLRLTRAGLVVSDSLWPDWLFG
- the truD gene encoding tRNA pseudouridine(13) synthase TruD, whose amino-acid sequence is MKLKSLPDDFQVSEVVQLTTGNGPFALYELHKRSLGTPEAIQAVLRSWNLPRQKISYAGLKDRHATTVQFITIHHGPKQDLTQRSFELRYVGQVQRPIGAKDIVANRFSILIRGIARGRQADLATRLHAIQNFGVVNYFDDQRFGSLGVSGRFIAEPWCKGDYEAALWLAIAEPNSHDRPRERQQKEILRQSWGQWPRCKQGLDRSHRRSIVTYLVDHPTDFRRAIGLLRSDLRSLYVAAFQSALWNQWLSRIIAQRCGTWGRHYHSAIGALALPNLQPDTGCTLVEELQWLSALQLPLPSARQHDWPPELVSVLDDVLAQYDLQRSQIRLKYPRDTFFSKGQRNCWLRPRDLQSHWTDDSINLDCLALSLSFDLPRGAYATMLIKQLQTTS
- a CDS encoding crotonase/enoyl-CoA hydratase family protein, with protein sequence MPLLETLTPRAGVVQIQLNRPEKRNALSFQLLGELYAAGRALRRRRDIRAVILTGAGPSFSAGIDLSDLRNPKNKFKALLALLSPRANMFQKVFLVWRELPVPVIAAIHGHCYGAAMQLALGADFRIATPTAELAIMEAKWGLLPDMAASVTLRGLVGLDRAKELTMTARVVSGLEAHQLGLVSHVDDDPLERALQLAAEIMERSPDSVAGVKQLLNAMQSKSEYRTLALERKWQLRLLRSRNFVRAAKRAADPAVAYEPRQWD